A region of Desulfobacterales bacterium DNA encodes the following proteins:
- a CDS encoding M6 family metalloprotease domain-containing protein — protein sequence MKKVIVLWLVIFINFVSNSIAGPSCPDVIEITQPNGVKFLAEIKGDEFFNWIETENGYTIIRNQNSLFWEYAVLNEDNELVSSGVIVDPQYSEPAYIDKHLKAFKKNSKNSKGYSKQGTWTPNPVSGEKKLLIILVNFANRTLVTTAQNWYNSVFSTSSGVKSIANYYKDNSFSKLSVSPVTHTQTSNPSGVITVSLNSNHPNYGGNYTYELEKAWVQPALNAAANYVNFDALDTNSNGKVDTTEAVIYLIPAGYERSGTTKEPNVWAHAYTVSGSYELNVGSKKLQKWALNGELNHYDVQHPIGVIAHELGHSMCGLPDLYDISGTNQAMGYFSLMGSGSWCYDSGEYSGTTPSALDAWSRQFVGWTSPVIPTQNGQNLTFNHALSSANEVVKIINPSLSSQEYFLIENRYCTSWDRGLKRIGTFEGGLLIIHVDESPTTGYNDINDATEGTHQGVVPEQASTLYCDMLKNSATCRGHQTILFYSGNNNTFNDSSSPNSKYYSGVSSNMGLTNISSISSQMTAVFTNANSTSSLSVNPATKTVENISGIFTVAVTSNVSWTVTESATWLSVSPTSGTNNGSFTVNYDANTGNERSAIITVSGGGKTATVTVTQNAVSSLSVTPATKTVENISGTFNVTVTSNVSWTISEGSTWISVSPTSGINNGSFTVSYGANTGTERSAIIAVNGGGKTATVTVTQKAVSSLSVNPTTKTVENISGTFNVTVTSNVSWTISESSTWIIVSPISGTNNGSFAVNYGANTGIERSAIITISGGGKTATVTVNQNAVSSLSVIPMTKTVEKTSGTFDVTVTSNVNWTVTESSTWLSVSPTSGTNNAPFTVIYDVNTGDERSAIITVSGGGETKTVTVTQKSVNAKTSLVMPGVLLLLLDK from the coding sequence ATGAAAAAAGTTATTGTTTTATGGTTAGTTATTTTTATAAATTTTGTTTCAAATTCAATAGCTGGTCCATCTTGCCCTGATGTTATAGAGATTACACAGCCTAATGGTGTAAAATTTTTAGCGGAAATAAAAGGAGATGAATTTTTTAACTGGATAGAAACAGAAAATGGTTATACCATTATTAGAAATCAAAATAGCTTATTTTGGGAGTATGCTGTTTTAAATGAAGACAATGAGCTTGTTTCATCAGGTGTAATTGTTGACCCGCAATATTCAGAACCGGCTTATATTGATAAGCATTTAAAAGCCTTTAAAAAAAATAGTAAAAACAGTAAAGGCTATTCAAAACAAGGAACGTGGACTCCTAATCCCGTATCTGGCGAAAAAAAACTTCTTATTATTTTAGTTAATTTTGCTAATAGAACTTTAGTTACTACTGCTCAAAATTGGTATAATTCAGTATTTAGCACTTCGTCTGGAGTAAAATCGATCGCTAATTATTACAAAGACAATTCTTTTAGTAAATTATCGGTGTCTCCCGTCACTCATACTCAAACGAGCAACCCATCAGGAGTGATAACAGTATCTCTTAATTCGAATCATCCTAATTATGGAGGCAATTATACATATGAACTTGAAAAAGCATGGGTTCAACCGGCTTTAAATGCTGCTGCCAATTATGTAAATTTTGACGCATTAGACACCAATTCTAATGGAAAGGTAGACACAACAGAAGCTGTTATTTATTTAATTCCTGCCGGTTATGAAAGATCTGGAACTACAAAGGAACCAAATGTATGGGCTCATGCTTATACAGTATCTGGAAGTTATGAGTTAAACGTTGGTTCAAAAAAACTTCAAAAATGGGCTTTGAATGGAGAGTTAAATCATTATGATGTTCAGCACCCAATTGGAGTAATCGCTCATGAATTGGGACATTCTATGTGCGGACTTCCTGACTTATATGATATTTCCGGAACAAATCAAGCCATGGGATATTTTTCACTAATGGGTTCAGGAAGCTGGTGCTATGATTCAGGAGAATACAGCGGAACAACCCCTTCGGCACTTGACGCTTGGTCAAGGCAATTTGTCGGATGGACATCGCCAGTCATTCCTACGCAAAATGGACAAAATTTGACTTTTAACCATGCTTTATCTTCTGCAAATGAGGTTGTTAAAATTATAAATCCAAGCTTAAGTTCTCAAGAATATTTTTTAATTGAGAATAGATATTGCACAAGTTGGGACAGAGGCTTAAAAAGAATAGGTACTTTTGAAGGAGGGCTTTTAATAATTCATGTAGATGAATCTCCTACTACCGGCTATAATGATATTAATGATGCAACTGAAGGAACTCATCAAGGAGTTGTTCCTGAACAAGCATCGACTTTATATTGCGATATGCTAAAGAATAGTGCTACTTGTCGAGGTCATCAAACAATTTTATTTTATTCTGGAAACAATAACACTTTTAATGATTCTTCAAGCCCAAATTCAAAATATTATAGCGGAGTTAGCTCTAATATGGGGTTGACAAATATTTCATCAATTAGTTCTCAAATGACAGCGGTATTTACAAATGCAAATTCTACATCATCGTTATCAGTTAATCCTGCAACAAAGACAGTTGAAAATATATCAGGAATATTTACTGTAGCTGTAACATCCAATGTAAGTTGGACAGTAACGGAAAGCGCAACGTGGTTAAGCGTAAGCCCTACATCAGGAACAAATAACGGTTCTTTTACGGTAAACTATGATGCTAATACTGGAAATGAAAGAAGTGCAATAATTACAGTAAGTGGTGGAGGAAAAACAGCAACAGTTACTGTAACCCAGAATGCAGTATCATCATTATCAGTTACACCCGCGACAAAGACAGTTGAAAATATTTCAGGAACATTTAATGTAACTGTTACATCCAATGTAAGTTGGACGATCTCTGAAGGCTCAACATGGATAAGTGTAAGCCCTACATCAGGAATAAATAACGGTTCTTTTACGGTAAGCTATGGAGCTAATACTGGAACCGAAAGAAGCGCAATTATAGCAGTAAACGGCGGAGGAAAAACAGCAACAGTCACTGTAACTCAAAAGGCAGTATCATCATTATCAGTTAACCCTACGACAAAGACAGTTGAAAATATTTCAGGAACATTTAATGTAACTGTTACATCCAATGTAAGTTGGACGATCTCTGAAAGCTCAACATGGATAATCGTAAGCCCAATATCAGGTACAAATAACGGTTCTTTTGCGGTAAATTATGGAGCTAATACCGGAATAGAAAGAAGCGCAATTATTACAATAAGTGGTGGAGGAAAAACAGCAACAGTTACTGTAAATCAAAACGCAGTATCATCATTATCAGTTATACCTATGACAAAGACAGTGGAAAAGACATCAGGCACATTTGATGTAACTGTAACATCTAATGTAAACTGGACAGTAACGGAAAGCTCAACATGGTTAAGTGTAAGTCCAACATCTGGAACAAATAACGCTCCTTTTACTGTAATCTATGACGTTAATACTGGAGATGAACGAAGTGCAATAATTACGGTAAGTGGTGGAGGCGAAACCAAGACAGTTACAGTGACACAAAAAAGCGTGAATGCGAAAACATCATTAGTGATGCCGGGAGTATTGCTGTTATTGCTTGATAAATAA